A portion of the Verrucomicrobiota bacterium genome contains these proteins:
- a CDS encoding isoprenylcysteine carboxylmethyltransferase family protein → MNPWFGKAVILAASVVMILIRAPHGHRSRTIKIIKDRKGRLEVAVLSFAMLGFFIPLVWVASPAFAFAEYPLRLGPFVGGILCFAAGLWLFYRSHADLGANWSITLQVRENHRLITEGVYRRIRHPMYSSLFLYSIGQALALPNWFAGSSYLVTFGFLFLLRVRVEERMMLEEFGDEYAAYMARTRRLAPGIW, encoded by the coding sequence ATGAATCCCTGGTTCGGGAAGGCGGTCATCCTCGCCGCCAGCGTGGTGATGATCTTGATCCGGGCACCTCACGGGCATCGGAGTCGGACCATCAAGATCATCAAAGATCGGAAGGGCAGGCTTGAAGTCGCGGTGCTGTCGTTTGCGATGCTTGGGTTCTTCATCCCGCTGGTCTGGGTCGCGTCACCAGCGTTTGCATTCGCGGAGTATCCGCTGCGGCTTGGTCCATTTGTCGGCGGCATTCTGTGCTTCGCGGCCGGGCTTTGGCTGTTCTACCGGTCGCATGCGGACCTCGGGGCCAACTGGTCGATCACCCTTCAGGTCCGTGAGAATCACCGACTGATCACGGAAGGCGTCTATCGACGCATCCGGCATCCGATGTACTCCTCGCTCTTTTTGTATTCCATCGGACAGGCGCTCGCGCTGCCGAACTGGTTCGCAGGTTCTTCGTACCTCGTGACCTTCGGGTTTCTCTTCCTGCTTCGCGTTCGCGTCGAAGAGCGGATGATGCTCGAGGAGTTCGGTGATGAATACGCGGCGTACATGGCGAGGACGAGGCGGCTCGCCCCAGGAATCTGGTGA
- a CDS encoding beta-lactamase family protein: MDMINTAATHRRTLRRVLTGALLLGLAWLCFRLFEPIFVWNIGWQPLPAMAENEALRADAEFVDAEWRELGAPAAKRLRDARAKLETPALSAAVSIYGKRVWAGAVGLADVESQRYANLDSRFRLGSTSKAVTAVAIGTLLDAGRLDLELPAQHYIADLAPPLATITTRQAMSHTAGVRNYGLCLCFPIWEQYGRRSFANTRAALRVFERDPLLFTPGEDFAYSSYGYNIAGAVIEAATQTPFLDYLQRAVFDPLKMTHSGGDFADVSVADRVSFYDTADGSYKPAYRVDNSVKLPSGGLLSSPSDMVALGSAMLSDRLLSVATRERLLTPQRLADGRENPQGYALGWRVSDQKKFFNDSLTTRIIHHHGAAVGSTSYFAALPEFGLVISVMMNKGQENLDSLAPEATALVDLFLAELQRRDAVTRESTPNAAGK; this comes from the coding sequence ATGGACATGATCAATACCGCAGCAACACACCGTCGCACGCTAAGACGTGTACTGACCGGGGCTCTGCTGCTTGGCCTGGCGTGGTTGTGCTTTCGATTATTCGAACCGATCTTCGTCTGGAACATCGGCTGGCAGCCTCTGCCTGCGATGGCGGAAAATGAGGCCCTGAGGGCCGACGCGGAATTCGTTGATGCAGAGTGGCGCGAACTGGGAGCGCCCGCCGCAAAGCGCTTGCGCGATGCGCGCGCGAAACTGGAGACCCCAGCGCTATCGGCCGCGGTTTCCATCTACGGCAAACGCGTCTGGGCCGGTGCTGTCGGTCTGGCAGATGTGGAAAGCCAGCGCTACGCAAACTTGGATTCGCGCTTCCGTTTGGGCAGCACGTCGAAAGCGGTAACCGCGGTGGCGATCGGCACGCTGCTGGACGCAGGCCGCCTGGATTTGGAACTGCCGGCTCAACACTACATCGCAGACTTGGCGCCACCGCTGGCCACTATCACGACTCGCCAAGCCATGAGCCATACCGCCGGCGTGCGCAACTATGGCCTATGCCTTTGCTTTCCGATATGGGAGCAATACGGTCGAAGATCCTTTGCCAACACACGCGCAGCACTGCGGGTGTTCGAACGCGACCCGTTGCTATTCACACCAGGCGAGGATTTCGCCTATAGCAGCTATGGCTACAACATCGCCGGGGCGGTAATCGAAGCTGCAACGCAGACACCGTTTCTCGACTACCTGCAGCGGGCGGTATTCGATCCCCTGAAAATGACTCACAGCGGCGGCGACTTCGCCGATGTGTCCGTTGCCGATCGTGTGTCGTTTTACGACACGGCGGATGGCAGCTATAAACCTGCGTATCGCGTCGATAACAGCGTAAAGCTGCCGTCGGGCGGCTTACTCTCGTCGCCCTCCGACATGGTGGCATTGGGCAGCGCCATGCTCTCCGACAGGTTACTCAGCGTCGCAACACGCGAGCGCTTGCTGACGCCGCAACGCCTAGCCGACGGTCGCGAGAATCCACAGGGCTACGCCTTGGGTTGGCGCGTGTCGGATCAGAAGAAGTTTTTCAATGACTCGTTGACAACTCGAATCATCCATCACCACGGCGCCGCGGTGGGAAGCACATCGTACTTTGCGGCCCTGCCGGAGTTCGGTCTGGTGATCTCGGTCATGATGAACAAGGGACAAGAGAACCTCGACTCGCTAGCACCAGAGGCTACGGCGCTGGTCGACCTCTTTCTGGCGGAGTTGCAGCGTCGCGATGCGGTTACGCGGGAATCAACGCCAAACGCAGCGGGAAAGTGA